A region from the Mycolicibacterium litorale genome encodes:
- a CDS encoding SDR family NAD(P)-dependent oxidoreductase encodes MASQSQVVVVTGASSGIGEETALRYAGRGARLVLAARTEDALQRVADACRAAGAETVLVQATDIAECGEVEELFGLAAHRFGQVDIAVQSAAITAFGRFEDVPVEVFDNIVRTNLIGAANVARCALRSFHESGSGHLVLIGSLLGTTAVPYQSAYVASKFALNGLVRSVRQENRHLPGVKIHGVYPGPVDTPVYGTASNYYGRTPRVPPTAVTPSTVVSAIVRATDRQRSSERQVGWANRPAIAVYRLLPSVYDALVGPFLRAVAFTSESTEPTEGNVFAR; translated from the coding sequence ATGGCTTCACAGTCCCAAGTGGTCGTGGTGACAGGCGCCTCCAGTGGCATCGGCGAGGAGACGGCGCTCCGCTATGCGGGCCGAGGGGCGAGGCTGGTGCTGGCGGCGCGCACCGAGGACGCGTTGCAACGGGTCGCGGACGCGTGCCGGGCGGCTGGGGCCGAGACCGTGCTGGTCCAGGCCACCGACATCGCCGAGTGCGGTGAGGTGGAGGAGCTGTTCGGCCTGGCCGCCCACCGCTTCGGGCAGGTCGACATCGCGGTGCAGTCGGCGGCGATCACGGCCTTCGGCCGGTTCGAGGACGTGCCCGTCGAGGTGTTCGACAACATCGTCCGGACCAACCTGATCGGGGCGGCGAACGTGGCGCGATGCGCGTTGCGCTCCTTCCACGAGAGCGGAAGTGGGCACCTGGTGCTGATCGGCTCCCTTCTCGGGACGACCGCCGTCCCCTACCAATCCGCGTATGTGGCAAGCAAATTCGCGCTCAACGGGCTGGTCCGTTCGGTGCGTCAGGAGAACCGCCACCTGCCCGGCGTCAAGATCCACGGGGTGTATCCGGGTCCGGTCGACACCCCGGTGTACGGCACAGCAAGCAATTACTACGGCCGCACGCCGCGGGTGCCGCCCACCGCGGTGACGCCATCGACCGTCGTCTCGGCGATCGTGCGGGCCACCGACCGGCAGCGTTCCAGCGAGCGGCAGGTCGGGTGGGCCAACCGGCCCGCGATCGCGGTGTACCGCCTGTTGCCGTCGGTGTATGACGCTCTCGTCGGGCCGTTCCTGCGTGCCGTCGCGTTCACGTCGGAGTCGACGGAGCCGACCGAGGGGAATGTGTTCGCACGGTAG
- the dcd gene encoding dCTP deaminase, with product MLLSDRDIRAEIAAGRLALDPFDDSLVQPSSIDVRLDTLFRVFNNTRYTHIDPAQQQDELTSLVEPAPGEPFVLHPGEFVLGSTLELCTLPDDLAGRLEGKSSLGRLGLLTHSTAGFIDPGFSGHITLELSNVANLPITLWPGMKIGQLCLLRLTSPAEHPYGSASVGSKYQGQRGPTPSRSYQNFIKLS from the coding sequence GTGCTGCTCTCCGATCGTGACATCCGGGCCGAGATCGCCGCCGGACGGCTCGCCCTCGATCCGTTCGACGACAGTCTGGTGCAGCCGTCGAGCATCGACGTCCGCCTCGACACCCTTTTCCGCGTCTTCAACAACACCCGCTACACCCACATCGACCCGGCCCAGCAGCAGGACGAGCTGACCAGCCTCGTCGAACCCGCGCCCGGCGAGCCGTTCGTCCTGCATCCCGGCGAGTTCGTCCTGGGCTCGACCCTCGAACTGTGCACCCTGCCCGACGACCTCGCCGGCCGGCTGGAAGGCAAGTCCTCGCTCGGACGCCTCGGCCTGCTGACGCACTCCACGGCGGGCTTCATCGATCCCGGTTTCAGCGGCCACATCACCCTCGAGCTCTCCAACGTCGCCAACCTGCCGATCACCCTGTGGCCCGGTATGAAGATCGGCCAGCTCTGCCTGCTGCGGCTCACCAGCCCCGCCGAGCACCCCTACGGCAGCGCCAGCGTGGGCTCGAAGTACCAGGGCCAGCGCGGCCCGACACCGTCGCGCTCCTACCAGAACTTCATCAAGCTGAGCTGA
- a CDS encoding DUF7159 family protein gives MDIVLGVSMTPKTVRMVLVEGEKADGVTVDHDVFDITAVEGSATSSAADQVVAAVLGTQESAAAGGHHLKSIGVAWSDHAEAAALRDTLTARGIEDVMLVSEGHAAASLAQAVGRAVGYASTALFFIDRDTATLSVVQTDDGSVTKVLSRSLHSTDAMAVLTEMAAAVDAQDSPPQGMFVVGSGVDVTEVKAHLERLLSLPINAPEEPELALARGAALASAHAPAFEASTVGLAYSQDPDDGTTAGSAYAAFGAAATQMAPTSAPAVAPMAYAEAEADDLRPPVDDEGRKPFLLVGSALSSIFVVGVVALVISLAVNIRPTADQRPSPAEAAIVPSAQAPRPAPAPEAQPAVAPPAPPAETIKAPIPVVQQAPQAPPRTVYVEKAPAPAPAAPAPAPAPAPAAPAPVPAPVAPVPVPVPAPAPIVPAPVFRLPAPVIQLPRPQLPPIFRPPADDDEPDRPSWPSPWKPPWQPSPQKPPQQEEPDTGWPLPQQPTRTVVPQAPSVPSVPQAPRPQVPQSPYVPQAPSNPYFPPSGGSGGTGGSGGSGAGSSRGDYGSGSGSGSYDRGGSSSSGGEDSLWPFPSFGGGGR, from the coding sequence GTGGACATCGTACTTGGTGTCTCGATGACACCGAAGACGGTCCGCATGGTGCTGGTCGAGGGCGAGAAGGCCGACGGGGTGACTGTCGACCACGACGTCTTCGACATCACCGCTGTCGAAGGTTCAGCAACGTCGAGCGCGGCCGATCAGGTCGTCGCCGCGGTGCTCGGGACGCAGGAGAGCGCCGCCGCCGGCGGGCACCATCTGAAGTCGATCGGCGTGGCGTGGAGTGACCACGCCGAGGCGGCCGCCCTGCGCGACACGCTGACCGCCCGCGGTATCGAAGACGTCATGCTGGTCTCCGAGGGCCACGCCGCCGCCTCGCTCGCTCAGGCGGTGGGCCGCGCGGTCGGTTACGCCAGCACGGCGCTGTTCTTCATCGACCGCGACACCGCGACCCTGTCGGTCGTGCAGACCGACGACGGCTCCGTCACCAAGGTGCTCAGCCGCAGCCTGCACAGCACCGACGCGATGGCCGTGCTGACCGAGATGGCCGCCGCCGTCGACGCCCAGGACTCCCCGCCGCAGGGCATGTTCGTCGTCGGCTCCGGCGTCGACGTGACCGAGGTGAAGGCTCATCTCGAGCGGCTGCTGTCGCTGCCGATCAATGCCCCCGAGGAGCCCGAACTCGCACTCGCCCGCGGCGCCGCACTGGCGTCCGCGCACGCCCCCGCCTTCGAGGCGTCGACCGTCGGTCTGGCCTACTCCCAGGACCCCGACGACGGCACCACCGCGGGCAGCGCCTACGCCGCGTTCGGCGCCGCGGCCACGCAGATGGCCCCGACCAGCGCACCCGCCGTCGCCCCGATGGCGTATGCCGAAGCCGAGGCCGATGACCTCCGCCCGCCCGTCGACGACGAGGGGCGCAAGCCGTTCCTGCTGGTCGGCAGCGCGCTGTCGTCGATCTTCGTGGTCGGCGTGGTGGCCCTTGTCATCTCGCTGGCCGTGAACATCCGGCCCACCGCCGACCAGCGCCCCAGCCCCGCCGAGGCCGCGATCGTGCCGAGCGCGCAGGCGCCCCGCCCGGCGCCCGCACCGGAGGCCCAGCCCGCGGTCGCACCTCCGGCACCGCCGGCCGAGACCATCAAGGCCCCGATCCCGGTCGTGCAGCAGGCGCCGCAGGCCCCGCCGCGCACGGTTTACGTGGAGAAGGCGCCGGCGCCCGCCCCGGCGGCGCCCGCTCCGGCCCCGGCACCCGCACCCGCGGCACCGGCCCCTGTGCCGGCTCCCGTCGCGCCGGTGCCGGTTCCGGTGCCCGCACCCGCGCCCATCGTCCCGGCGCCGGTGTTCCGGCTGCCCGCGCCCGTCATCCAGCTGCCGCGTCCGCAGCTGCCGCCGATCTTCCGGCCGCCCGCCGACGACGACGAGCCCGACCGTCCGTCGTGGCCCAGCCCCTGGAAGCCGCCGTGGCAGCCCAGCCCGCAGAAGCCGCCGCAGCAGGAAGAGCCCGACACCGGGTGGCCGCTGCCGCAGCAGCCGACGCGGACGGTGGTGCCGCAGGCGCCGTCGGTTCCCTCGGTGCCTCAGGCGCCCCGGCCGCAGGTTCCGCAGTCGCCGTATGTGCCTCAGGCGCCGTCGAATCCGTACTTCCCGCCCTCCGGCGGGTCGGGCGGCACCGGTGGATCCGGCGGGTCGGGTGCCGGGTCGAGCAGAGGTGACTACGGGTCCGGCTCGGGCTCGGGCTCCTACGACCGCGGCGGATCGTCGTCGTCGGGCGGGGAGGACTCCCTGTGGCCGTTCCCGTCCTTCGGGGGCGGAGGGCGCTAA
- a CDS encoding UDP-glucose dehydrogenase family protein has product MRCAVFGTGYLGATHAAGMAELGHEVVGVDIDPGKVAKLAAGNIPFFEPGLPEVLTANLGAGRLTFTTDYDVAAEFADVHFLGVGTPQKRGEYGADLRHVHAVIDTLVPRLRRDAVIVGKSTVPVGTAADLAGRARALAPAGVDVEVAWNPEFLREGLAVHDTMHPDRIVLGVQEDSRRAEQAVRQLYAPLLEAGVPFLVTDLQTAELVKVSANAFLATKISFINAIAEVCEAAGADVGLLADALGHDPRIGRRFLNAGLGFGGGCLPKDIRAFMARAGELGASHALTFLREVDSINMRRRTRMVELTTAACGGSLLGANVAVLGAAFKPHSDDVRDSPALNVAGMLQLNGATVNVYDPKAMDNSRRVFPTLNYATSIADACEHADAVLVGTEWPEFVDLEPAALADTVRAKVVVDGRNCLDAARWQDAGWRVYALGRQAPA; this is encoded by the coding sequence ATGCGATGCGCTGTGTTCGGCACGGGATACCTGGGCGCCACCCACGCCGCCGGGATGGCCGAGTTGGGCCACGAGGTCGTCGGTGTCGACATCGATCCCGGCAAGGTGGCCAAACTCGCCGCCGGCAACATCCCGTTCTTCGAGCCCGGCCTGCCCGAGGTGCTCACCGCCAACCTCGGCGCCGGCCGGCTGACCTTCACCACCGACTACGACGTCGCCGCCGAGTTCGCCGACGTGCACTTCCTCGGCGTCGGCACACCGCAGAAGAGGGGCGAGTACGGCGCCGACCTGCGCCACGTGCACGCCGTCATCGACACGCTGGTACCGCGGCTGCGCCGCGACGCTGTGATCGTCGGCAAGTCCACCGTCCCCGTGGGCACCGCCGCCGACCTCGCCGGCCGGGCCCGCGCCCTGGCGCCCGCCGGGGTGGACGTCGAGGTGGCGTGGAACCCCGAATTCCTCCGCGAAGGCCTCGCTGTCCACGACACCATGCACCCGGACCGCATCGTCCTTGGCGTACAGGAGGATTCGCGACGCGCCGAGCAGGCGGTCCGGCAGCTCTACGCACCACTGCTCGAGGCGGGGGTGCCGTTCCTGGTGACCGATCTGCAGACCGCCGAGCTGGTGAAGGTCTCCGCCAATGCGTTTCTGGCGACCAAGATCTCGTTCATCAACGCGATCGCGGAGGTGTGTGAGGCCGCCGGCGCCGACGTCGGCCTGCTCGCCGACGCGCTCGGCCACGACCCCCGTATCGGGCGGCGCTTCCTCAACGCCGGCCTGGGCTTCGGCGGCGGCTGCCTGCCCAAGGACATCCGCGCGTTCATGGCCCGCGCGGGGGAGCTCGGCGCGAGCCACGCCCTCACCTTCCTGCGCGAGGTCGACAGCATCAACATGCGACGCCGCACCCGGATGGTCGAACTCACCACGGCCGCGTGCGGCGGTTCGCTGCTCGGCGCGAACGTCGCGGTGCTGGGTGCGGCGTTCAAACCCCACTCCGACGACGTCCGCGACTCACCCGCGCTGAACGTGGCCGGCATGCTGCAACTCAACGGTGCGACGGTCAACGTCTACGACCCCAAGGCGATGGACAACTCGCGGCGGGTGTTCCCCACACTGAACTACGCGACCTCGATCGCGGACGCCTGCGAACACGCCGACGCGGTGCTCGTCGGCACCGAATGGCCGGAGTTCGTCGACCTCGAGCCGGCGGCCCTTGCCGACACGGTGCGCGCCAAAGTGGTTGTCGACGGGCGCAATTGCCTCGACGCCGCGCGGTGGCAGGACGCCGGCTGGCGGGTGTACGCGCTGGGCCGGCAGGCCCCGGCGTAG
- a CDS encoding DUF1330 domain-containing protein produces MPVYALNLFDVADRDEYLAYARRSPAAVAAHGGRVVALGQFRESVTGDIAPRRVLILVEWESKEAFDSYRDDPDLADLHPHRENGSSNYIWHLFDRLDDLRPLLKLE; encoded by the coding sequence GTGCCGGTCTATGCGCTGAACCTGTTCGACGTCGCCGACCGCGACGAGTACCTCGCCTACGCCCGCCGCTCGCCTGCCGCGGTGGCCGCCCACGGCGGCCGCGTCGTCGCCCTCGGGCAGTTCCGCGAATCGGTCACCGGCGACATCGCACCCCGCCGGGTGCTGATCCTCGTCGAATGGGAGTCCAAGGAGGCGTTCGACAGCTATCGCGACGACCCCGACCTCGCCGACCTTCACCCGCACCGCGAGAACGGCTCGTCGAACTACATCTGGCATTTGTTCGACCGCTTGGACGATCTGCGGCCCCTCCTTAAGCTCGAGTGA
- a CDS encoding cytochrome P450 yields the protein MVLDSTRSAVRQRVRWLALHGFVRTMARLGMRRGDPQARLIADPAVRADPAAFADEHRDKGPVVRGRVGLITFDHAVANELLRSDDFRVSSLGGELPKPLRRIIDRTDTGLLHPIEPPSMLSIEPPDHTRCRKLVSSVFTTRAVTALRDGVTATAEKLLDDLQRDATGTGAVDIVARYCSLLPVSVISDVLGVPDADRARILHYGELGAPSLDIGLSWPQYLRVHSGVAGFNAWLTNHLENLRRNPGDDLLSQLISATEDGAGLSERELEATAGLVLAAGFETTVNLLGNGIKMLLEHPDQLAKLRERPELWPTAVEEILRLDSPVQMSARVAKKDIEVAGMPVRRGELIIIHLAGANRDPKVFDDPHRFDVERDNAGKHLSFSGGRHFCLGAALARAEGEVGLRTFFERFPDARLAGSGSRRDTRVLRGWSTLPIALGTARAALGS from the coding sequence ATGGTGCTCGACTCGACACGGTCGGCGGTCCGGCAACGGGTCCGGTGGCTGGCGCTGCACGGGTTCGTCCGCACGATGGCGCGCCTCGGCATGCGACGCGGCGATCCGCAGGCACGGCTCATCGCCGATCCGGCAGTCCGCGCCGACCCCGCCGCCTTCGCCGACGAACACCGCGACAAGGGCCCCGTGGTCCGCGGCCGGGTCGGTCTGATCACGTTCGACCACGCCGTCGCCAACGAACTGCTGCGCTCCGATGACTTCCGGGTGTCCTCGCTCGGCGGTGAACTGCCCAAACCGCTGCGCCGCATCATCGACCGCACCGACACCGGCCTGCTGCACCCGATCGAACCGCCGTCGATGCTGTCCATCGAGCCGCCCGACCACACCCGCTGCCGCAAGCTGGTGTCCTCGGTGTTCACCACCCGCGCCGTCACCGCACTGCGCGACGGCGTCACGGCCACCGCCGAGAAACTGCTCGACGACCTCCAACGCGACGCCACCGGCACCGGTGCCGTCGACATCGTGGCGCGGTACTGCTCGCTGCTGCCGGTCTCCGTCATCAGCGACGTCCTCGGTGTGCCGGACGCCGACCGCGCCCGGATCCTGCACTACGGCGAACTGGGGGCGCCCAGCCTCGACATCGGGCTGAGTTGGCCGCAGTACCTGCGCGTGCACAGCGGTGTCGCCGGATTCAACGCGTGGCTGACCAACCACCTCGAGAACCTGCGCCGCAACCCCGGCGACGACCTGCTCAGCCAACTCATCTCGGCCACCGAGGACGGGGCGGGCCTGAGCGAACGGGAACTGGAGGCGACGGCCGGGCTCGTGCTGGCGGCCGGCTTCGAGACCACCGTCAACCTGCTCGGCAACGGCATCAAGATGCTGCTCGAGCACCCCGACCAACTGGCGAAACTGCGGGAGCGCCCGGAACTGTGGCCGACCGCGGTCGAGGAGATCCTGCGGCTGGATTCGCCGGTGCAGATGAGCGCGCGGGTGGCCAAGAAGGACATCGAGGTGGCCGGCATGCCGGTGCGCCGCGGCGAGCTGATCATCATCCACCTCGCCGGGGCCAACCGCGATCCCAAAGTCTTCGATGATCCGCACCGCTTCGACGTCGAACGCGACAACGCGGGCAAGCACCTGTCGTTCTCCGGCGGCAGGCACTTCTGCCTGGGCGCCGCGCTGGCGCGCGCGGAAGGCGAAGTGGGGTTGCGGACGTTCTTCGAACGGTTCCCCGACGCCAGGCTCGCCGGATCCGGCAGCCGCCGCGACACCAGGGTGCTGCGCGGGTGGTCGACCTTGCCGATCGCGCTCGGAACGGCGCGTGCCGCGCTAGGTTCATGA
- a CDS encoding maleylpyruvate isomerase family mycothiol-dependent enzyme: protein MDFRAALLEQTNTFGDLMAAGDPDTPVSTCGDWTLKQLFRHVGRGNRWAAQIVAERRSDPLDPREVRGGRPPEDPDGALQWLREGAQQLIHAVDGVGPGTKVWTFLGPRAAGWWIRRRVHEVAVHRADAALALGVPFELPPELAADALSEWIELAAVQAGRHGQPIERGRSLHLHATDESLGGVGEWMITSTEEGIDWFHEHGKGDVAVRGPVTDLLLAVTRRRTLADSGLEAFGKTDVWDRWLERTPF, encoded by the coding sequence GTGGACTTCCGGGCGGCGCTGCTCGAGCAGACCAACACCTTCGGCGACCTGATGGCGGCGGGCGACCCCGACACGCCCGTATCCACCTGCGGGGACTGGACACTCAAACAGTTGTTCCGCCACGTCGGCCGCGGCAACCGCTGGGCCGCCCAGATCGTGGCCGAGCGGCGCAGTGACCCGCTCGACCCGCGCGAGGTGCGCGGCGGCCGGCCCCCTGAGGATCCCGACGGCGCCCTCCAGTGGCTGCGCGAGGGCGCGCAGCAGCTCATCCACGCCGTCGACGGGGTGGGGCCGGGCACGAAGGTGTGGACGTTCCTCGGCCCGCGCGCCGCCGGCTGGTGGATCCGCCGCCGCGTGCACGAAGTCGCCGTCCACCGCGCCGACGCCGCACTGGCGCTCGGGGTGCCGTTCGAGCTGCCCCCTGAACTCGCCGCGGACGCGCTCAGCGAGTGGATCGAGTTGGCCGCCGTACAGGCTGGGCGCCACGGACAGCCCATCGAACGGGGTCGCTCGCTTCACCTGCACGCCACCGACGAGAGCCTCGGCGGTGTCGGGGAATGGATGATCACCAGCACCGAAGAGGGCATCGACTGGTTCCACGAGCACGGCAAGGGCGACGTCGCCGTCCGCGGTCCCGTCACCGACCTGCTGCTGGCGGTGACGCGCCGCCGCACACTGGCCGACAGCGGGCTGGAGGCGTTCGGCAAGACCGACGTCTGGGACCGGTGGCTGGAGCGCACGCCGTTCTGA
- a CDS encoding nuclear transport factor 2 family protein encodes MTTSEKATVLAWHDALNARDIDTLLELSTDDIEIGDAGGAAQGHAALADWARALDVNAEPDRIYIRDGVVVVEERITSVTGETGTSASAFRVVHDKVTSVFRHPDLASALAATELTESDLTG; translated from the coding sequence ATGACCACATCGGAGAAGGCGACGGTGCTCGCCTGGCACGACGCGCTCAACGCCCGCGACATCGACACGCTGCTCGAACTGTCCACCGACGACATCGAGATCGGCGACGCCGGGGGCGCCGCCCAAGGTCATGCGGCACTGGCTGATTGGGCCCGGGCGCTCGACGTCAACGCCGAACCCGACCGGATCTACATCCGCGACGGCGTGGTGGTGGTCGAAGAGCGCATCACCTCGGTGACGGGGGAGACCGGCACGTCGGCGTCGGCGTTCCGCGTGGTCCACGACAAGGTGACCTCGGTCTTTCGGCACCCCGACCTGGCGTCTGCGCTGGCGGCCACCGAACTCACCGAAAGCGACCTGACCGGCTGA
- the rfbA gene encoding glucose-1-phosphate thymidylyltransferase RfbA — MRGIILAGGSGTRLYPITLGTSKQLLPVYDKPLIYYPLSTLIMAGIRDIQVITTADDAPAFHRLLGDGTQFGVNLTYAVQDRPDGLAQAFVIGADHIGTDSVALVLGDNIFYGPGLGTGLRRFHDVSGGAIFAYWVANPSAYGVVEFGDDGTALSLEEKPATPKSHYAVPGLYFYDNDVIEIARSLEKSARGEYEITEINQHYLDQGRLTVEVLARGTAWLDTGTFDSLLDASDYVRTIERRQGLKISVPEEVAWRVGFIDDDQLAARGHQLLKSGYGGYLLELLER, encoded by the coding sequence ATGCGGGGGATCATCCTGGCGGGCGGGTCGGGCACCCGGCTGTACCCGATCACGCTCGGAACCAGCAAGCAGCTGCTCCCCGTCTACGACAAACCGCTGATCTACTATCCGCTGTCGACCCTGATCATGGCCGGCATCCGAGACATCCAGGTCATCACCACCGCCGACGATGCACCGGCGTTCCACCGATTGCTCGGTGACGGAACGCAATTCGGCGTCAACCTCACCTACGCGGTCCAGGACCGGCCCGACGGACTGGCGCAGGCGTTCGTGATCGGCGCCGACCACATCGGCACCGACTCCGTGGCATTGGTATTGGGGGACAACATCTTCTACGGACCCGGACTCGGCACGGGCCTGCGCCGCTTCCACGACGTCTCGGGTGGGGCGATCTTCGCGTACTGGGTCGCCAACCCGTCGGCGTACGGGGTGGTCGAGTTCGGCGACGACGGCACCGCCCTGTCGCTGGAGGAGAAGCCGGCCACGCCGAAGTCGCACTACGCGGTGCCCGGCCTGTACTTCTACGACAACGACGTCATCGAGATCGCCCGGTCCCTGGAGAAGTCCGCCCGCGGCGAGTACGAGATCACCGAGATCAACCAGCACTACCTCGACCAGGGCCGGCTCACCGTGGAGGTCCTCGCCCGCGGGACCGCCTGGCTTGACACCGGGACGTTCGACTCGCTGCTCGACGCCAGCGACTACGTGCGCACCATCGAACGCCGCCAGGGACTGAAGATCTCGGTGCCGGAGGAGGTGGCGTGGCGGGTCGGGTTCATCGACGACGACCAGTTGGCCGCGCGCGGACACCAGCTGCTCAAATCCGGTTACGGCGGTTATCTGCTCGAACTGCTCGAACGCTGA
- a CDS encoding xanthine dehydrogenase family protein molybdopterin-binding subunit: MTLLEPKTIGAPVARLDGRAKVTGAAPYAFEHLVDGPAYLHPIQSTIARGQVAAIDVSPARAVDGVLDVLTVFDAPKLADTSDGELSILQDDRIYFRGQIIGGVVAETAEIARHAAGLVHVMYTEESHDVELTVDHPGLYTPEQVNPSYPSDTDEGDVDAALASAEVTVDQTYSTPIEHNNPMEPHACIAMWTTRNERTSVTLYDSTQGVHAVRKALAPVFGLEPDQVRVIAPHVGGGFGSKGRPHAHNVLALLAAQRSGGRPVKLALTRQQMFSLVGYRTPTIQRIRLGAQRDGTLTALAHEVVEQTATVTEFAEQTAVTSRKMYAAPNRRTAHKLAALDVPVPFWFRAPGECPGTFAAEVAMDELAVACGVDPIELRVRNDPEVDPETGNPWSGRHLVECLRLGAERFGWESRDPRPAQHLSGDWCVGLGVASATYPAMQMPGNTARITYAAEGRYLVQIGAADIGTGTWTTLTQIAADALGCDVAAVELQIGDSALPDASVAGGSSGINSWGRAIVAAARQFRRDHGDPPAVGATTVAEAPENPDAEKFTMQSFGAHFVEARVNRDTGEIRVPRMLGVFSIGRAINARTLRSQLIGGMTMGLSMALHEESVRDPRFGHVVTQDFATYHISAHADVPDIDAIWLDEVDEHTNPMGSRGAGEIGIVGSAAAVVNAVYHATGVRVRDLPVTLDKVLAGLP; this comes from the coding sequence ATGACACTGTTGGAACCGAAGACGATCGGCGCACCGGTGGCGCGTCTGGACGGGCGCGCGAAGGTCACCGGCGCGGCGCCGTATGCGTTCGAGCACCTCGTCGACGGTCCGGCGTACCTGCACCCGATCCAGTCGACCATCGCACGCGGCCAGGTCGCGGCGATCGACGTCAGCCCCGCCCGCGCCGTCGACGGTGTACTCGACGTGCTGACCGTGTTCGACGCCCCGAAACTGGCCGACACCTCCGACGGTGAACTGTCGATCCTGCAAGACGACCGGATTTACTTCCGCGGTCAGATCATCGGCGGCGTCGTCGCCGAGACGGCCGAGATCGCCCGCCACGCCGCGGGTCTCGTGCACGTGATGTACACCGAGGAATCACACGACGTGGAGCTGACCGTCGACCATCCGGGCCTCTACACCCCCGAGCAGGTCAACCCGTCGTATCCGTCGGACACCGACGAAGGCGACGTGGATGCGGCGCTGGCGTCGGCGGAGGTCACCGTCGACCAGACCTATTCGACCCCGATCGAGCACAACAACCCGATGGAACCCCACGCCTGCATCGCGATGTGGACGACGCGAAACGAGCGGACCTCGGTCACGCTGTACGACTCCACCCAGGGTGTGCACGCGGTGCGCAAGGCGTTGGCACCGGTCTTCGGGCTCGAACCGGATCAGGTCCGTGTGATCGCCCCGCACGTCGGCGGCGGATTCGGTTCGAAGGGCCGTCCGCACGCCCACAACGTGCTGGCGTTGCTGGCCGCGCAGCGCAGCGGTGGGCGACCGGTGAAGCTCGCGCTGACCCGCCAGCAGATGTTCTCGCTCGTCGGCTACCGCACGCCCACGATCCAGCGGATCCGCCTGGGCGCGCAGCGGGACGGCACGCTGACCGCACTCGCACACGAGGTCGTCGAACAGACCGCCACCGTCACCGAATTCGCGGAACAGACGGCGGTCACGTCACGCAAGATGTACGCGGCGCCGAACCGGCGCACCGCGCACAAACTCGCCGCGCTCGACGTGCCGGTGCCGTTCTGGTTCCGCGCCCCGGGTGAATGCCCCGGCACGTTCGCCGCCGAGGTCGCGATGGACGAACTGGCGGTGGCCTGCGGCGTCGATCCGATCGAGTTGCGGGTGCGCAACGACCCCGAGGTCGACCCCGAGACCGGCAATCCGTGGTCGGGCCGCCACCTCGTCGAATGCCTGCGGCTCGGCGCCGAACGGTTCGGCTGGGAATCACGTGATCCCCGTCCAGCGCAACACCTTTCGGGCGACTGGTGCGTCGGTTTGGGGGTCGCGTCGGCGACCTACCCCGCCATGCAGATGCCGGGCAACACCGCCCGCATCACCTACGCCGCGGAGGGCCGCTACCTGGTGCAGATCGGCGCCGCCGACATCGGCACCGGGACATGGACGACGCTGACGCAGATCGCCGCCGACGCGCTGGGCTGTGACGTCGCGGCCGTCGAGTTGCAGATCGGCGACAGCGCACTGCCGGATGCGTCGGTGGCGGGCGGCTCGTCGGGCATCAACTCGTGGGGACGGGCGATCGTGGCGGCCGCGCGGCAGTTCCGCCGCGACCACGGCGACCCGCCGGCCGTCGGCGCCACCACGGTGGCCGAGGCACCGGAGAACCCCGACGCCGAGAAGTTCACGATGCAGTCGTTCGGCGCGCACTTCGTCGAGGCCAGGGTCAACCGGGACACCGGCGAGATCCGCGTACCGAGGATGCTGGGCGTGTTCTCGATCGGCCGGGCGATCAACGCGCGCACGCTGCGATCCCAGCTCATCGGCGGGATGACGATGGGCCTGTCGATGGCGCTGCACGAGGAGAGCGTGCGCGATCCGCGGTTCGGGCACGTCGTCACCCAGGATTTCGCGACCTATCACATCAGCGCGCACGCCGACGTGCCGGACATCGATGCGATCTGGCTCGACGAGGTCGACGAACACACCAACCCGATGGGTTCACGCGGCGCCGGCGAGATCGGCATCGTCGGATCGGCCGCCGCGGTGGTCAACGCCGTGTACCACGCCACCGGGGTGCGGGTCCGCGACCTTCCGGTCACCCTCGACAAGGTGCTGGCCGGTCTGCCGTGA